The sequence below is a genomic window from Deinococcus terrestris.
CCCGAGATTCTGGAAGCCATCGTCGAGCGCATCCCGCCGCCCCCCGGCGACCCGCAGGCCCCCCTCAAGGCGCTGATCTTCGACTCGTTCTATGACGCCTACCAGGGCGTGATCCTGTTCGTGCGGGTGCTGGAGGGCACGCTGACGCCCAAGCAGCCCATCATGCTGTTCGGCACCGGCAAGACCTTCGAGGTGGACAAGGTGGGGACCTTCACGCCGGGCTTGGTCGTGGGTGACTCGCTTCCGGCGGGCACGGTGGGCTGGGTCGCGGCGGGCATCAAGGACATCCACGACGCGCAGGTGGGCGACACCATCACGCAGAAGGACCGCCCCACGCCCGAACCCTTCCCCGGCTTCAAACCCGCGCAACCCGTCGTGTTCTCGGGGCTGTATCCCACCTCCACCGAGGAGTACCGCAAGCTGCGCGACGCGCTGGAAAAGCTCAAGCTCAACGACGCGGCCTTCACCTTCGAGCCGGAAACGTCGGAGGCGCTGGGCTTCGGGTTCCGCTGCGGCTTCCTGGGCCTGCTGCACGCCGAGATCGTGCAGGAGCGGCTGGAGCGCGAGTTCGACCTCGACCTGATCGCCACCGCGCCCGCCGTGGTGTACCGGGTCACCCTGACCAACGGCGACGTGTTCGAGACGCAGAACCCCGCTGAGTTCCCCACCCGCGACCGCATCGACATGGTGGAGGAGCCTTACATCAAGCTCAGCATCATGCAGCCCGAGGAGTATGTCGGCCCGGTGATGCAGCTTCTTCAGGAACGGCGGGGCTCGATGGTCACCATGAATTACGTCGGCAAGCGGGTCGAACTGATCTACGAGGTGCCCTTCGCAGAGATCCTCTACGACTTCCACGACCGCCTCAAATCCATCTCGCGCGGGTACGCCTCAATGGACTACGAGCAGATCGGCTACCGCGAGGGCGACTTGCGCAAGGTGGACATCCAGGTCAACAACGAGGTCGTGGACGCGCTGGCCGTGATCGTCCACGAGGACAAGGCTTACTCGCTGGGCCGCAAGATCGTGGACAAGATGGCCGAGGTCATCCCCCGGCAGATGTTCCCGGTGCCCGTGCAGGCGACCATCGGCGGCAAGATCATCGCCCGCGCGACCGTGAAGGCCTACCGCAAGGACGTCCTTGCCAAGTGCTACGGCGGCGACATCACCCGCAAGAAGAAGCTGCTGGAAAAGCAGAAGAAGGGCCGCGCCCGCATGAAGCAGATCGGGACCGTGGAGGTGCCGCAGGAAGCCTTCCTCGCGGTGCTGAGCACGGACGAATAAAGCAGTAAAGACCGGCCCTGGGTGGCCCGCTGCTCCTTCCGGTGCGGTGGGCCGCCCTGCTGCCTCGTCCGTCTTCCCTGAAGGCCTCACCGCCTCCACTCAAGGGGTGCGCTCATGCAGGCTGCCTACCGTGTGAGAAGAACCGCAGCATTCTCATCTCACCCCGAAAGGACGCCTGACCATGACCCAAGCGCACGAGCCTTCGCCTGACCTGAACCGCATTCGCCCGCCCGCGCCGCCCGTCTCGACTTTCGGGGGGACGCAGGTCCTGCGCCCAGACGTGGTGCGGGTGCGGCTGCCGATGGTGAACGTCTTCCTGATGGGCCTGCCGGGTGAGGACTGGGTGTTGCTGGACGCCGGGATGCCGGGCACCGCCGGACTGATTCGCAAGGCCGCCGACGAGTACCACGCGGGCCGTCCGCCGGTCGCCACCGTGCTCACGCACGGGCACCTCGACCACATCGGGGCGCTGCACGACCTCTTGAAGGTGTGGGACGTGCCCATCTACGCGCACCCGCTGGAGCTGCCGCACGTTACCGGCGTGGCGCCCTACCCCTTTCCCGACCCCACGGTGGGCGGCACGACCAGCCTGCTCTCGCCCGCGTTCGTGCCCGGTCCTTTCGACTTCCGGCCCCATGTGCGCCCGCTTCCGGAAGACGGCAGCGTGCCGCACCTGCCCGGCTGGCGCTGTCTGCACACGCCGGGACACACCTCCGGGCACGTCTCGCTGTGGCGGGAAGAAGACCGCACGCTGATCGCCGGGGACGCTTTCGTGACCACCAAGCAGGAGTCGGCGGCAGGCGCCTTCGCGCTGCGCCCCACCCTGATTCACCGCCCACCCGCCTACTACACCCCCAACTGGGACGAGGCGCGGGACTCGGTGCGGCGGCTCTCGGCGCTGCATCCCTGGCTGGTGGTCACCGGGCACGGACACCCCATGTCGGGACCGGAGATGCAAGCCGACCTCGCGCGGCTGGCCCGCAACTTCGACGAGCTGGGGCGCCCCCGCCGGGGCTGGTACGTGACCCGCCCGGTGCCTGTGGGCGTGCCCCCGGTCGGCCCCGATCCCCTGAGGCAGCGGGTGCTGGCGGGCCTCGCGCTGGGGGCACTGGCGCTGGTGCTGACGCGCCGCCGCTAAAGCCTTGCCTCTGTCCCCACATCGGGCGGGCCATCACGGGCACGTCACAGGTGTGGGGATTCTGTCAGAGCGGGGTTTTTACACTCCCCTCCGTGAGCACAGGAGACGCGCAGGTCGCTCGGCCGGGGGCCTTTCAGGCTTCTGGAAGGGCCAATCTCCGCCGGGCAGTCCGGGGGCAGGCGGGCACGCTGCGGGCACAGTTCACCCTGGTGATTTTCCTGCTCGCGTTCCTGCCCAACCTCGTGCTCAGCGTGGGCGCGGCCGGAGCGAACCCCACCTCGGCGCTGGCGCTGTGGCTGACCCTGGTCGCGGCGCTGTGCGGCGGGGTGGGCTACCTGCTCAGCGGCGTGCTGCTGCGCCCGCTGCGGCGGCTGGAGGGTGAGGTCGGCGCGGGCAGCTTCGCGCAGCCGCACGCGGACGACCCGGCGGAGATCCGGGCGCTGCGCGGGGCCTTTACCGGGCTGCTGGAACGGCTCTCGACCGAGCAGGAGCGGCGGGGGGCCTTTATGGCGACGCTGGTCCACGACCTGAGGACCCCGCTGATCGCCACCGGGCACCTCTCGCGGCTGCTGGGCCAGGGCGCCCTGAGTGCCGAGCAGCGCCGTGAGGTCGCGGGCGAGGTCGAGCGGGAAAATGCCCGGCTGCTCGCCCTGGTCGC
It includes:
- the lepA gene encoding translation elongation factor 4, producing the protein MTEGPTANIRNFSIIAHVDHGKSTLADRILERLGAMGERDKRDQTLDTLELERERGITIKSTPIRLNYRRENGEEYVFNLIDTPGHVDFNYEVSRSLAACEGVLLLVDASQGVEAQTIVNAYLAIDNNLEIIPVVNKIDLPAADPEGAAQELEEVIGIPAEDAVFASGKAGLGIPEILEAIVERIPPPPGDPQAPLKALIFDSFYDAYQGVILFVRVLEGTLTPKQPIMLFGTGKTFEVDKVGTFTPGLVVGDSLPAGTVGWVAAGIKDIHDAQVGDTITQKDRPTPEPFPGFKPAQPVVFSGLYPTSTEEYRKLRDALEKLKLNDAAFTFEPETSEALGFGFRCGFLGLLHAEIVQERLEREFDLDLIATAPAVVYRVTLTNGDVFETQNPAEFPTRDRIDMVEEPYIKLSIMQPEEYVGPVMQLLQERRGSMVTMNYVGKRVELIYEVPFAEILYDFHDRLKSISRGYASMDYEQIGYREGDLRKVDIQVNNEVVDALAVIVHEDKAYSLGRKIVDKMAEVIPRQMFPVPVQATIGGKIIARATVKAYRKDVLAKCYGGDITRKKKLLEKQKKGRARMKQIGTVEVPQEAFLAVLSTDE
- a CDS encoding MBL fold metallo-hydrolase gives rise to the protein MTQAHEPSPDLNRIRPPAPPVSTFGGTQVLRPDVVRVRLPMVNVFLMGLPGEDWVLLDAGMPGTAGLIRKAADEYHAGRPPVATVLTHGHLDHIGALHDLLKVWDVPIYAHPLELPHVTGVAPYPFPDPTVGGTTSLLSPAFVPGPFDFRPHVRPLPEDGSVPHLPGWRCLHTPGHTSGHVSLWREEDRTLIAGDAFVTTKQESAAGAFALRPTLIHRPPAYYTPNWDEARDSVRRLSALHPWLVVTGHGHPMSGPEMQADLARLARNFDELGRPRRGWYVTRPVPVGVPPVGPDPLRQRVLAGLALGALALVLTRRR